AATTGCCGCTTGTACATTGTTGTAGTTCATCAGCGGTTCTCCCATTCCCATAAATACAATATTGGACAATGGACGGCCATGATTCTGGCGACTCTGTTGATCAATCGTTAACACTTGATCGTATATTTCATCTGGATTTAAGTTTCGCATGCGCTTTAATTTTGCTGTCGCACAAAACTCACAATCCAAACTGCAACCTACTTGAGAAGAAACACAAGCGGTAGTACGTGTTTCTGTTGGAATCAAAACAGATTCCACGATTAATCCATCGTGTAATTTTACTCCGTTTTTAATCGTTCCATCCGAACTAATTTGCATATTATCTACGCGAATGTGATTAATCACAAAATGATCTTCTAACATTTGACGAGTAGCTTTAGAGAGATTACTCATATCTTCAAAAGAATGAGCTCCTTTACTCCATAACCACTCATACACCTGATTACCTCTAAATGATTTATCTCCTTGAGAAACAAAAAAATCTCTCAATTGTTCTTTAGATAAACTACGTATGTCTTTTTTCTCTAATTGCATGCTGCAAATTTACTTTTTTTACTCGAATAATTGACATCTCAAGTTTAGATATAAAAAAAGGATGTAGTTCATATCCTACATCCTTTTTTTACATTT
The window above is part of the Myroides odoratus DSM 2801 genome. Proteins encoded here:
- the rlmN gene encoding 23S rRNA (adenine(2503)-C(2))-methyltransferase RlmN, which codes for MQLEKKDIRSLSKEQLRDFFVSQGDKSFRGNQVYEWLWSKGAHSFEDMSNLSKATRQMLEDHFVINHIRVDNMQISSDGTIKNGVKLHDGLIVESVLIPTETRTTACVSSQVGCSLDCEFCATAKLKRMRNLNPDEIYDQVLTIDQQSRQNHGRPLSNIVFMGMGEPLMNYNNVQAAIDKITSEEGLGMSPKRITVSTSGIPKMIRKLADDQVKFKLAVSLHSAIEETRNRIMPFSKSFPLTDLRDALQYWYSKTKSRITFEYVVWKGINDDKASIDALVKFCKQMPSKVNLIEYNPIDDGEFQQADNQAINNYIKALESNDITVVVRRSRGKDIDAACGQLANKS